From a single Dendropsophus ebraccatus isolate aDenEbr1 chromosome 8, aDenEbr1.pat, whole genome shotgun sequence genomic region:
- the ALG6 gene encoding dolichyl pyrophosphate Man9GlcNAc2 alpha-1,3-glucosyltransferase gives MEGPMTALSVLLAVTVRWAVSLYPYSGARKPPMYGDYEAQRHWQEVTLGLPVKQWYFNSTDNDLLYWGLDYPPLTAYHSLLCGYVAHMINPDWVVLNSSRGYESHHHKLFMRATVLVADLVIYIPAVLLYCSHLQETSAKRKALSLSCILLYPGLILIDYGHFQYNSVSLGFALWGILALSCGYEALGSLAFCLALNYKQMELYHSLPFFCFLLGKCFKQGITGWGLLLLLKIGVTVIAAFSLCWIPFLTDIEQILQVLRRLFPVGRGLFEDKVANVWCSLSVLFKVKNVLSPGAQLQLSFACTVLGVLPSCIQLTARPTIRGFKLSLVTCALSFFLFSFQVHEKSILLASLPACLLLNELPLMATWFLLTSTFSMLPLLQKDGLVMPYVITTLMFLLGSVAFLSFHEKTSEDCLQMKPFCASVRKYIPWFRLQESLVKMLFFSSMLAMTALTAASCTLAPPPTLPDLYSVLISTVSCIHFLMFFSYFSIIQLWDKVDERKKKKNS, from the exons ATGGAGGGTCCTATGACAGCGCTGAGTGTCCTGCTGGCTGTCACTGTGCGCTGGGCTGTGTCCCTCTACCCGTACTCAG GGGCCAGGAAACCACCGATGTACGGAGACTACGAAGCCCAGAGGCATTGGCAGGAAGTAACCCTCGGTCTCCCAGTGAAGCAATG GTACTTCAATTCCACAGACAATGACCTTCTGTACTGGGGTCTTGACTACCCCCCTCTGACAGCCTATCACAGTCTTCTCTGCGGTTACGT AGCTCACATGATCAATCCAGACTGGGTGGTGCTGAACTCGTCGCGGGGATACGAGAGCCATCACCACAAGCTGTTCATGCGAGCGACTG TTTTAGTTGCAGATCTGGTCATTTACATCCCCGCCGTTCTCTTGTACTGTTCACACCTGCAAGAAACATCGGCAAAAAGAAAG GCGCTGTCTCTGTCCTGCATTTTGCTTTATCCAGGGCTCATCCTGATTGACTATGGACATTTTCA atacaacTCTGTCAGTCTTGGCTTCGCCCTATGGGGGATCCTCGCATTGTCGTGTGGCTACGAGGCTCTGGGGTCACTGGCATTTTGCCTCGCCCTTAACTATAAACAAATGGAACTTTACCACTCACTCCCGTTCTTCTGCTTCCTCCTGGGTAAATGCTTCAAGCAAGGCATCACAGGCTGGGG gctcctgctgctgctgaagaTCGGGGTGACGGTAATTGCCGCCTTCAGCCTCTGTTGGATCCCTTTCTTGACAGACATAGAACAAATCCTGCAAGTCCTCAGAAGACTTTTCCCCGTGGGCCGCGGACTCTTTGAG GATAAAGTGGCCAATGTCTGGTGCAGTCTCAGCGTCCTGTTCAAAGTCAAGAACGTCTTGTCTCCTGGGGCTCAGCTCCAGCTCAG TTTTGCCTGCACCGTGCTGGGTGTGTTACCATCCTGTATCCAGCTCACCGCCCGGCCGACCATCAGGGGCTTTAAACTGTCTTTG GTAACCTGCGCTTTATCATTTTTCTTGTTTTCCTTCCAAGTCCATGAGAAATCCATCCTGCTTGCGTCCTT GCCGGCCTGTTTACTCCTCAATGAGCTTCCTCTGATGGCGACCTGGTTTCTGCTCACATCCACATTCAG CATGCTGCCGCTTCTACAGAAAGATGGTTTAGTGATGCCGTACGTGATCACAACTCTAATGTTTCTCTTGGGGAGCGTAGCCTTCCTGTCGTTTCACGAGAAGACATCCGAGGATTGCCTTCAGATGAAGCCGTTCTGCGCTTCTGTAAGGAAATACATTCCCTGGTTTAGACTTCAGGAATCACTGGTGAAGATGCTG TTCTTCTCCTCCATGCTGGCAATGACGGCGCTGACAGCTGCAAGCTGCACCTTGGCTCCTCCCCCCACACTCCCCGACCTCTACTCCGTCCTGATATCTACCGTTTCCTGCATTCACTTTCTAATGTTCTTCTCCTACTTCAGTATCATTCAGCTTTGGGATAAAGTGGatgaaagaaagaagaagaaaaattcctag